The Saprospiraceae bacterium genome includes a window with the following:
- a CDS encoding diacylglycerol kinase family lipid kinase has product MAERKKIRFVTNPFSGTKKKDQLDALIRNNLDLTKFEYEICLTQYSGHARLLSKEAVDKNYYMVAAVGGDGTVNEVASSLVHQNTILSVIPFGSGNGFAMHIGLGRQAEYSLKAINTGIVQKIDTCLANDRFFLNIAGIGLDATVAFKTKANKKRGFLPYFIATLKESLSFKYLSLEIETENEKFSGQYAMAVVANASIYGYNFTIVPNADLQDGMLDVLLVVKKPVFRYFLMAFRMLNRTFHKSPLVKLYKVREVTIKIKDKEHMHVDGEGFESDKTVTFKVIPSSLNVLFPSIQVK; this is encoded by the coding sequence ATGGCTGAAAGAAAAAAAATAAGATTTGTAACCAATCCATTTTCCGGTACTAAAAAAAAGGATCAACTTGACGCATTAATCAGAAATAATCTGGATCTGACAAAATTTGAATATGAAATTTGTTTGACCCAATATAGCGGGCACGCCCGGCTACTGAGCAAAGAGGCTGTTGATAAAAACTATTATATGGTTGCAGCTGTCGGTGGAGATGGTACCGTAAATGAAGTCGCTTCATCCCTGGTACACCAAAACACCATACTGAGTGTAATACCCTTCGGATCAGGAAACGGTTTTGCAATGCACATAGGATTAGGTCGCCAGGCAGAATACAGTTTAAAGGCAATCAACACTGGTATTGTTCAAAAAATTGATACTTGTTTGGCTAATGACCGTTTTTTTCTAAATATTGCCGGGATCGGACTGGATGCTACTGTTGCCTTTAAAACTAAAGCGAATAAAAAAAGGGGCTTTCTACCCTACTTCATAGCAACATTAAAAGAAAGTTTATCTTTTAAGTATCTGAGTCTTGAAATTGAGACTGAAAATGAAAAATTCAGTGGTCAATACGCGATGGCAGTGGTAGCCAATGCCTCCATTTATGGATATAATTTTACTATTGTTCCTAATGCTGATCTTCAAGATGGAATGTTAGATGTCTTATTAGTGGTCAAAAAACCTGTTTTCAGATACTTTCTGATGGCATTCAGAATGCTGAACAGAACTTTTCATAAAAGCCCTCTCGTCAAATTGTATAAAGTCAGAGAAGTTACCATTAAAATCAAAGACAAAGAACATATGCATGTAGATGGTGAAGGATTTGAGTCAGACAAAACTGTTACGTTTAAAGTAATCCCTTCATCTCTGAATGTTCTGTTTCCTTCAATTCAAGTGAAATGA
- a CDS encoding NAD(P)-dependent oxidoreductase, producing MKKKVLITGATGFIGGFIVRECLSRGYEVTATVRKSSDTSGLKGLDIKLIEWNFEDILQMTESLQYHQFEYIIHNAGLTKSPEPKAYWKVNTTYLDNLLCAIKNAKINIQKFVFISSLASYGPADFQKNGILDSNSVPHPVTNYGRSKLDSENLLINSKDIPWVILRPTAVYGPMEKDLFNVFETINKGIELVAGFGKQKLTFIYVKDLAKMIVDAMSSDVKHKGYFVTDGQSYEGKYFNSLIKKHLSKKTVSIRLPIFVIKGVAYVSEKVSALSGKYPSLNIEKVNEIKARSWNCDISEQQKDLGFTAAYTLDEGIKETILWYKENNWLK from the coding sequence ATGAAAAAAAAAGTATTGATTACAGGGGCTACAGGCTTCATTGGAGGTTTTATAGTAAGAGAATGCCTTTCAAGAGGATATGAAGTCACAGCAACAGTAAGGAAGTCCAGTGATACTTCAGGTTTAAAAGGATTGGACATAAAACTGATTGAATGGAATTTTGAAGATATCCTTCAAATGACTGAAAGCCTTCAATACCATCAATTTGAATATATCATCCATAATGCCGGACTTACCAAAAGCCCTGAACCCAAAGCATACTGGAAAGTTAATACAACTTATTTGGATAATTTGCTTTGTGCTATTAAAAATGCAAAAATAAATATTCAGAAGTTTGTTTTTATAAGCAGTCTGGCATCCTATGGACCGGCTGATTTCCAAAAAAATGGTATACTTGATTCCAATTCTGTACCACACCCTGTGACTAACTATGGCAGGAGCAAACTTGATTCAGAAAACTTATTGATCAATAGCAAAGATATACCCTGGGTTATCCTCAGGCCGACAGCAGTGTACGGTCCAATGGAAAAAGATCTGTTTAATGTATTCGAAACCATTAATAAAGGAATTGAGTTGGTTGCAGGTTTTGGCAAACAAAAACTTACTTTTATATATGTAAAAGATTTGGCTAAAATGATTGTGGATGCTATGTCATCTGATGTAAAGCATAAAGGCTATTTTGTCACAGATGGACAAAGTTATGAAGGAAAATATTTCAACAGTTTAATAAAAAAGCACCTTTCTAAAAAAACCGTCAGTATCAGATTACCCATTTTTGTGATCAAAGGAGTAGCTTATGTTTCTGAAAAAGTGTCTGCATTAAGTGGAAAATACCCTTCATTAAATATTGAGAAAGTAAATGAAATCAAAGCCAGAAGTTGGAATTGTGACATTTCAGAACAGCAAAAAGATTTAGGGTTTACTGCGGCTTATACATTAGATGAAGGAATTAAAGAAACCATTCTATGGTACAAAGAAAATAATTGGCTCAAGTAA
- a CDS encoding aminotransferase class I/II-fold pyridoxal phosphate-dependent enzyme — protein MSILKKKMAAYTLPQQIQEMGLYPFFRTIESEQDTVVKIDGKDVLMFGSNSYLGLTNHPKLKEASKKAIDKYGSGCAGSRFLNGTLDIHIELEEKLAKFVGKEGALVFSTGFQVNLGVISSIPGRHDYIILDELDHACIIDGARLSFAKVLKYNHNDMDSLEKVLSRVEPDKMKLIAVDGVFSMEGDIANLPEIVILAEKYNANIMVDDAHGLGVLGKLGAGTADHFGLTDKVDLIMGTFSKSLASIGGFIAADNDTINYLKHNARSLIFSASIAPANAASVIAALDLIQAEPERIEKLWENTRYAMQALKSAGFDTGHSVTPIIPILIRDDYKTFQLTKLALEQGIFVNPVVSPAVPSTSSLIRYSLMATHTKEQIDESVDKLHSIAVQIGVFDLEKSSVLS, from the coding sequence ATGTCTATCCTTAAGAAAAAGATGGCAGCATACACCCTGCCACAACAAATTCAAGAGATGGGTTTATACCCTTTCTTCAGGACTATTGAATCTGAACAGGATACTGTAGTGAAAATAGACGGAAAAGATGTGCTTATGTTTGGGTCTAACAGTTATTTGGGACTTACCAATCACCCTAAGCTTAAAGAAGCCTCTAAAAAAGCAATTGACAAGTATGGTTCAGGTTGTGCCGGTTCCAGATTTTTGAATGGAACTCTTGATATACATATAGAACTGGAAGAAAAATTAGCCAAATTTGTCGGTAAAGAAGGAGCGTTGGTTTTCAGTACCGGTTTTCAGGTAAATTTGGGTGTTATTTCATCTATACCCGGAAGACATGATTATATTATCCTGGATGAACTGGATCATGCCTGCATTATTGATGGCGCCAGACTTTCATTTGCAAAGGTGCTAAAATACAACCATAATGATATGGATTCACTCGAGAAAGTCCTTTCAAGAGTGGAGCCGGACAAAATGAAACTGATAGCGGTGGACGGTGTGTTCAGTATGGAAGGCGATATTGCAAACCTGCCGGAAATAGTCATATTGGCTGAGAAGTACAATGCTAATATCATGGTCGATGATGCGCATGGATTAGGAGTATTAGGAAAACTGGGAGCAGGAACAGCAGATCATTTTGGACTGACAGACAAAGTAGATCTGATTATGGGAACATTCAGTAAATCGCTTGCAAGCATTGGAGGATTCATAGCAGCTGATAACGATACTATTAATTATTTGAAGCACAATGCCAGATCTCTGATATTCAGTGCAAGCATAGCTCCTGCTAATGCTGCGTCTGTCATTGCTGCATTGGATTTGATACAGGCTGAACCTGAAAGGATAGAGAAGTTGTGGGAAAATACCCGATATGCTATGCAGGCTTTAAAATCAGCAGGCTTTGACACTGGTCATAGTGTCACACCGATTATTCCGATTTTGATCAGAGATGATTATAAAACTTTTCAATTAACCAAGCTGGCACTTGAACAAGGCATATTTGTTAATCCGGTTGTTTCACCTGCCGTACCGAGTACATCATCATTGATACGATATTCACTAATGGCCACACATACCAAAGAACAAATAGATGAATCTGTTGATAAACTTCATAGCATTGCAGTTCAGATTGGAGTATTTGATCTCGAAAAATCGTCTGTTTTATCTTAA
- a CDS encoding SDR family oxidoreductase codes for MKKVLITGAAGFIGSHLCDRFIKEGYYVIGMDNLITGNLENIEHLFPLPNFEYYHHDVSKFVHVPGTLDYILHFASPASPIDYLKMPIQTLKVGSLGTHNLLGLAKSKSARILIASTSEVYGDPLVHPQREDYWGNVNPIGPRGVYDEAKRFQEAITMAYHTYHGLETRIVRIFNTYGPRMRVEDGRVLPAFFSQAIRGEGLTVFGDGSQTRSFCYVDDLVEGIYRLLLSDYHLPVNIGNPSEITIMQFSKEVLDLVQNPKAHIIYNPLPVDDPKQRQPDISLAKKLLNWEPNVNREDGLKRTYEYFRKVVR; via the coding sequence TTGAAAAAGGTATTAATTACTGGGGCAGCAGGGTTTATAGGCTCACATTTGTGTGACAGATTTATTAAAGAAGGCTATTATGTTATCGGAATGGATAATCTGATAACAGGAAATCTGGAAAATATTGAACACCTGTTTCCTTTACCGAATTTTGAATATTATCATCACGATGTTTCAAAATTTGTGCATGTGCCGGGTACGCTCGACTACATATTACATTTTGCATCACCAGCCAGTCCGATAGATTATCTTAAGATGCCTATTCAGACTTTAAAGGTGGGTTCGTTGGGTACACATAATCTTTTGGGTCTGGCAAAATCTAAAAGCGCAAGAATACTGATTGCATCCACATCTGAAGTTTACGGTGACCCTTTGGTTCATCCACAGAGAGAAGATTATTGGGGAAATGTCAATCCTATCGGTCCGCGGGGAGTGTATGATGAAGCGAAACGTTTTCAGGAAGCGATTACGATGGCGTACCACACTTATCATGGTTTAGAGACGCGAATTGTTCGGATTTTTAATACATATGGCCCGAGAATGAGAGTGGAAGATGGTCGGGTTTTGCCGGCTTTTTTTTCTCAGGCTATCCGAGGAGAAGGACTAACCGTTTTTGGGGATGGCTCGCAGACGAGGTCTTTTTGTTATGTGGACGATCTGGTAGAGGGTATTTACAGGCTGCTATTAAGTGACTATCATTTACCTGTCAATATTGGTAATCCGTCTGAAATAACCATTATGCAGTTTTCCAAAGAAGTACTTGATTTAGTTCAGAATCCAAAAGCACATATCATTTATAATCCGCTTCCGGTAGATGATCCGAAACAACGCCAACCGGATATAAGTCTTGCAAAAAAACTATTAAACTGGGAGCCAAATGTGAACAGGGAAGATGGATTGAAACGGACGTATGAATATTTCCGGAAAGTCGTGAGGTGA
- a CDS encoding IS1634 family transposase, translating into MKIRIVKTASNAKAVQIVRYQNNRRIILHHIGSAHNEIELDELMTIANEWIKDASKQLSVFPDESPNKLLHLNHCTFIGVQYHFFYQQINTIQDKLGFVGLPALLNDLVTMRIFEPASKLRSLELMEHFFGIKHSRKSYYKIAPQCIDLKEKVETKVVDFAKEHYSFNYDIVFYDVTTLYFETFAEDELRKNGFSKDNKSQQPQILIALMVTQEGFPIAYEIFSGNTFEGHTIVPVIKDFIKRNNVESFTVVADAAMISSENIAHLIQNNINYIVGARLGNLSVKLLETIDQQIVRQDGKSIRIKTELGCLIFSYSSVRYRKDLYEMNKQIEKAKQVIELPSKRRKQKFTKTNDQKMELNEDLIEKTKKLLGIKGYYTNLEETKEGNETIIERYHELYRIEQAFRVTKSDLQTRPIFHFKEQPIKLHILICFMALVISKHIELKTGVSIRKFLDESKRIVDGQILNHITNKTVIVKAEQTPKMTRLIAKLFPPH; encoded by the coding sequence GTGAAAATCAGGATAGTCAAAACCGCATCAAATGCCAAAGCGGTTCAAATAGTACGGTATCAAAACAACAGGCGAATCATTTTACACCATATTGGCTCGGCTCATAACGAAATCGAACTGGATGAACTTATGACTATAGCTAATGAATGGATCAAAGACGCTTCAAAGCAGTTATCTGTTTTTCCCGATGAAAGCCCAAACAAACTACTTCATCTCAATCATTGTACATTTATCGGGGTGCAATACCATTTTTTCTACCAACAGATAAATACTATACAGGATAAATTGGGGTTTGTTGGGTTGCCGGCATTATTGAATGATTTGGTAACAATGAGGATATTTGAACCAGCATCTAAACTTCGTTCCTTAGAATTGATGGAACATTTTTTTGGCATAAAACATAGTCGTAAGAGTTATTACAAGATTGCTCCACAATGTATTGACTTAAAAGAAAAGGTAGAGACGAAAGTAGTAGATTTTGCAAAGGAGCATTATTCGTTCAATTATGATATTGTTTTTTACGATGTGACAACACTTTACTTTGAGACCTTTGCAGAAGACGAATTACGAAAGAACGGCTTTTCTAAAGACAATAAATCGCAGCAACCACAAATATTAATAGCGCTGATGGTTACCCAGGAAGGTTTTCCGATTGCTTATGAAATCTTCAGTGGCAACACGTTTGAAGGACATACGATTGTTCCTGTCATCAAAGATTTTATCAAAAGAAATAATGTGGAATCATTTACGGTAGTGGCAGATGCGGCAATGATTAGTTCAGAAAATATTGCACACTTAATCCAAAACAATATCAACTATATTGTAGGAGCACGATTGGGCAACCTTTCAGTAAAGCTGCTCGAAACTATAGACCAACAAATCGTCAGGCAAGATGGTAAAAGTATCAGAATTAAGACGGAATTAGGTTGTTTGATTTTTAGTTATTCTTCTGTGCGATACCGCAAAGATTTATATGAGATGAACAAACAAATAGAGAAAGCAAAACAGGTAATTGAATTACCATCAAAGAGAAGAAAACAAAAATTTACCAAGACCAATGACCAGAAAATGGAACTTAACGAAGACCTAATCGAAAAAACAAAGAAGCTGCTTGGGATCAAAGGCTACTATACCAATTTAGAAGAAACAAAAGAGGGCAATGAAACCATCATTGAGCGTTATCACGAGCTGTACAGAATAGAACAGGCTTTTCGAGTAACCAAAAGTGACTTGCAAACCAGACCAATATTCCATTTTAAGGAACAGCCTATAAAGCTGCACATTCTGATATGTTTTATGGCTTTAGTGATCTCCAAACACATCGAACTAAAGACAGGTGTGTCGATAAGAAAGTTCCTGGACGAATCAAAAAGAATAGTTGATGGACAAATCCTAAATCATATAACCAATAAAACCGTCATCGTTAAGGCTGAGCAGACTCCAAAAATGACCAGGCTAATCGCCAAATTATTCCCACCGCACTAA
- the ftsY gene encoding signal recognition particle-docking protein FtsY, with product MSFFKKFFTKEKEEDLNKGLEKTKTTFFSQISKAIAGKSKVDVAFLDDLENILISSDVGLDTTVKIIERLEEKVAADKYINTDELNGILKSVIIDILAENNTVDIEDYSIPVMEGPFITLVVGVNGVGKTTTIGKIANQYREKGYKVVLGAGDTFRAAAVDQLKIWADRSGSAFFNKGMNTDPAAVAYETVQYAQNNHMDVAIIDTAGRLHNKKHLMDELTKVKRSIDKKLPGAPHEVLLVLDATTGQNAIEQARHFTEATNVTAIALTKLDGSAKGGVVLGISDQFKIPIKYIGVGEGIDQLQVFNKKLFIDKLFE from the coding sequence ATGAGTTTTTTTAAAAAATTTTTTACAAAGGAAAAAGAAGAAGATCTCAATAAAGGGTTGGAAAAAACTAAAACAACTTTTTTTTCTCAGATTTCCAAAGCTATTGCCGGAAAATCAAAGGTAGATGTTGCCTTTCTGGACGACCTTGAAAACATTCTTATCTCTTCGGATGTAGGGCTGGATACAACTGTAAAGATAATTGAACGACTGGAAGAGAAAGTAGCTGCTGACAAATATATCAATACTGATGAACTGAACGGAATTCTAAAGAGTGTCATCATAGACATCCTTGCAGAAAACAATACTGTTGATATAGAAGATTATTCTATTCCTGTAATGGAAGGCCCTTTTATAACATTAGTGGTTGGAGTGAATGGTGTGGGCAAAACAACCACTATCGGCAAGATAGCAAACCAATACCGTGAAAAAGGATATAAGGTTGTCCTTGGAGCAGGAGACACATTCAGGGCTGCTGCCGTGGATCAATTAAAAATCTGGGCAGATAGATCAGGGAGCGCCTTTTTTAATAAAGGAATGAATACAGACCCGGCTGCTGTGGCATATGAAACTGTGCAATATGCCCAAAACAACCATATGGATGTAGCGATTATTGATACCGCCGGAAGACTGCATAATAAAAAACACCTGATGGATGAATTGACAAAAGTGAAGAGATCCATTGACAAAAAGTTACCGGGAGCACCACATGAAGTTTTATTGGTTCTCGATGCTACAACCGGTCAAAATGCAATAGAACAGGCAAGACATTTTACAGAAGCGACTAATGTTACTGCTATCGCTTTAACAAAATTAGATGGAAGTGCAAAAGGTGGTGTTGTATTGGGTATATCTGATCAATTTAAAATCCCTATAAAGTACATTGGTGTTGGTGAGGGCATTGACCAATTACAGGTATTTAATAAGAAACTTTTTATCGATAAACTTTTTGAGTAA
- a CDS encoding DUF4295 family protein, with product MAKVSKNARVAQRAANAGSGRDHVKVVKSIKDPVTGKYSYKESIIHKDKVKEFFEENK from the coding sequence ATGGCTAAAGTATCGAAAAACGCGAGAGTTGCCCAAAGGGCAGCAAATGCAGGATCCGGAAGGGATCACGTAAAAGTTGTAAAATCTATTAAAGATCCTGTAACAGGTAAATACTCCTATAAAGAATCCATTATCCATAAAGATAAGGTTAAGGAATTTTTTGAGGAGAACAAGTAA
- the rpmG gene encoding 50S ribosomal protein L33 → MAKKSKGNRIQIILECTEHKSSGVAGTSRYVSEKNRKNTPDRLEIKKYNPVLKKYTLHKEIK, encoded by the coding sequence ATGGCAAAGAAATCAAAAGGCAACAGAATCCAGATAATCCTGGAATGTACTGAGCACAAAAGTAGCGGAGTAGCAGGAACATCAAGATATGTCTCTGAAAAAAACAGAAAGAATACTCCCGACAGGTTGGAAATTAAAAAATACAACCCGGTATTAAAAAAATATACGCTTCATAAAGAAATCAAGTAA
- the rpmB gene encoding 50S ribosomal protein L28, with protein MSRVCQLTGKRPMKGHKVSHSNVKTNRRFLPNLFKKRFYIPETDQWVSLKISSSALRNIDKKGLYEYIKELERKGVDTGVKLLK; from the coding sequence ATGTCAAGAGTTTGTCAATTAACGGGAAAAAGACCAATGAAAGGTCATAAAGTTTCGCATTCCAATGTGAAGACTAACAGAAGGTTTCTGCCCAATTTATTTAAGAAGAGATTTTATATTCCTGAAACTGACCAGTGGGTATCATTAAAAATCTCAAGCAGTGCACTCAGAAATATTGACAAAAAAGGTCTTTATGAGTACATTAAAGAATTGGAAAGAAAAGGTGTGGACACGGGAGTGAAACTTTTAAAATAA